The Nicotiana tabacum cultivar K326 chromosome 1, ASM71507v2, whole genome shotgun sequence genome segment ttcagttgtatttataccctagtagatgctcgtgacttgtgacaccctggttagggTTGTGTCAGGTTGGATTTTCCGTATTTTTATCGATATTTTCCGTTATTCAGTATTACTAAATCATGGTTAGACTActtttatgttgattaactgtTTTAAAAGTAAGTTGGGTTAAACTGGAtgtccttgtcttcacgagaggcgccatcacgaccgggttcggggttagggtcatgACATAAAGTTTATCCCGATCCCCCAATGAGAGAATGGAGGGGGAACACAGAACCGAGAGGTTGTAGTCGAGGTCAAAAGCCTTTCGTATCGAGACCCCGAAAGAGTGAACGGTATATCTGACATCGGACATGGTAAAACAGCGCGCCCGAGCCGAGTGTGAGATATAGACCTCGGGAGACACGGTGAATGATTGTGCATGAAGGATAGAGGATCGTGATAGCCGCCCTCAACCGGATATCTCAGTGCGAATCTCACTCGATGTCGATTTTGGATCAATAATTATCGGGAAAAGAAGATACTCCcttcgttccaatttatgtgaaccggtttaactgggcacgaagtttaagaaaaaattaagacttttggaatttgtggtcctaaacaagttaaaaaggaacctagagtatttgtgtagttataaaagcttctcattaagggtagaattgtaagtttaagctaaattgcttccaaatttagaaagtgatcattcttttttgaacgggccaaaaaggaaataggttcacataaagtaGAACAGATGGAGTACTTTTTTTTTAGACTTATACAAGTGTTGAAACTATCCCATTATATAAAGGGAAGTTTTTCTTGTATCCGACACGTTGTAGCatgcattccaaagcaataaaagtttattttttttctttaagctACTGTTGAAAGTTTTGCTCACTAGTTCTGTTCTTTATTTGTGACTGTGCCCGATCAAGGACGAGCTCATTATTCAGTCCAAGATCAGTCTTGCCCTTAACATTGTgagtggttttttttttttttttacgttgTGAGTGGTTTGATTGTTTGTTTCATCTCTAATTTGTTTGTTCAATATTCTTTATTATTAGTGTTAGATTAAATCGTTTATCCTTCGAACCGCGTACAAAtgcaattgttatccaattttaggTAAACAAAAGGTAATAACAGCTTGTATCAATTCGTACTAAAGACGGTAGGTCAACATTTATTGAACAGCTTAATAATCACAATAATTTCGTTAGCTGTGTTGAAAATTAAGAGCAAATATATGCCGACAAGAGCATGATTGACCCCAACTTTAAATTGGAGGGTaccattttgaaaattttcccaACATCGATAATATTTGAATGTGGCCCATTATTTATTCGACTCATTACTACCATTATGCCAGTGGATAACTTTATATCAATCATTCCTCCAAAAGGAAAAGtcaaatatatacaaattttacaaCGAACAAACTATACTTCAATATCAGATTAGTCAATTGTTATGCTAATAATCAATGGGTTATAGCATATAGTTCTATCCTGCTCTCATTCACGATAATGATAGACGATAATGATAGAATaagtttcttttttgttttatttccatCCGGTGTCCGTTAGTTACATTGAAGTCCGACTAAATCCGAATTCGTATCGGGAAGTCTCACATTGGAGGATAAAGCATTCCGGCGATTCTATACTCAGGGACTCGAAGCCAAGATTTCTGGTGAAGGATGAAGTACTTACCACTCCACCACAACCCTTGTTGGTAATGATACAATAAGTTTTACAGAGGAAGTACTATAAGTTATGCataggagtggcaaacgggcgggtcgggtcggatatggttcgggttgaaaacgggtaatgaaaaaacggaTCAATTATctgacccgacccatatttaatacggataaaaaacgggttaaccggcggataatatgggttacccatattatccatgacttcttgtatataatcacttttgggagaattcttataGCCTgattggccaagctgcaaaaatcagcttattttgagaagtgcttttttttttttcaaaaagtgcttttctcaaaagtacttttgatgagaagtagtttgtgtttggttaattagtttgaaaagcacttctgagcagcaattagtgtttgaccaagctttaaaaaactgtttctaagtgtatttttctcaaaagtgtttttgaagagaaactacttttttctgcttctccaaaactgcttctgtttctcctcaaaaacacttttttttccttccaaaagcttggccaaacacctcaatttttttgccaaaagtgcttttggccaaaaagaagcttggccaaacaggctattagtctcTCTAACTTGAGGaatccccaatttgaggctttacaaatgtaaaagttagactcattggttatccattttctaaatggataatgtgattcttatccatatttgacccatttttaaaaagtttatgatccaacccattttttagtgaataatatggatggttaactgttttctttgaaCAATTTTGTCACCCTtagttatgcatatattatacagATGAGCAACTATTTGGGTTTTTTCCTAACATCGATAATATTTGAATGTGGCCCATTATTTATTCGAGTCATTACTACCATTATGCCAGTGGACAACTTTATATCAATCATTCCTCCAAAAAGAAAAGTCAAATATGTACAAATTTTACAACGAACAAACTATACTTCAATATCAGACTAGCCAATTGTTATGCTAATAATCAGTCGGTTATAGCATGTAATTCTATCCTAGTCTCATTTACAATATAATGATACAATAAGTTTCACAGAGGAAGTACTATATAAGTAGTAGCTCCAaattaaactgaaaaatatatcaAATTCACTTTCATAAAAAGTTAGCATCCCATTTGCAGCCATGGGATTCTTGAAAATCCTTCTATTTTGCATTGTTTGCTCTTTCCCATGGCCTAGTTTCCAGACTGATTTAGAGACTTATGTAATCCAAGTTGAACCACCAGAAACCCAAATTTCTACTCAATCATCATCATTGGATTTAGAGAGCTATTACCATTCTTTTTTGCCTAAAACTACAGCAATTAACTCAAGGAACAATGAAGAGCCAAGAATGATATATTCCTATCACAATGTGATGAAAGGTTTTGCAGCAAGATTAACTGCTGCAGAAGTGAAGGAAATGGAGAAGAAACAAGGCTTTTTTTCTGCGCGGCCACAGAGGATATTGTCCTTGCAAACTACTCATACTCCAAGTTTTCTTGGTTTGCAACAGAACATGGGCTTGTGGAAGGATTCCAACTATGGGAAAGGCGTGATCATCGGAGTTTTGGACACTGGAATTTTCCCTGACCATCCTTCATTTAGCGACGTTGGGATGCCTTCCCCGCCTGCCAAGTGGAAAGGATTTTGTGAGTCTAATTTCACGACAAAGTGTAATAACAAGATCATAGGACTCAGGTCTTTTCGATTTGCTGAAGGTTCCCCTATAGATGATGATGGACATGGTACACACACAGCTAGCACAGCTGCAGGAGCTTTTGTGAAAGGTGCCAATTTCTTTGGGAATGCCAATGGAACTGCAGTTGGTGTTGCTCCTCTTGCCCACATAGCCATATATAAAGTATGCAGTTTTGCTACTTGTAGTGAAACTGATACTTTAGCTGCCATGGATGCAGCTATAGATGATGGTGTAGATATCATTTCCACATCTCTTGGCGGTGGTAACGCTCCATTCCATGATGACACTTTTGCTCTTGGGGCCTACAGTGCAACAGAAAGAGGTATTCTTGTTAGTTGTTCTGCAGGCAATCGCAACTTTGATAGCTCTGTAGCAAATAGTGCCCCTTGGATTCTCACAGTTGGCGCTAGCACCCATGATAGAAAACTAAAAGCCACTGTTAAGCTTGGAAATAAAGAGGAATTTGAAGGAGAAACTGCTGATCAGCAAAAGACCTCCAACTCAACATTCGTCGCTCTATATGATGCTGGAAAGAATGCAAGTGATCAAGATGCTCCATTCTGTAGATCGTGGGCGATGACTGATCCTGCTATCAAAGGTAAGATAGTCTTGTGTCGAAAAGATTGTTGTAGTCACACCAGTAGTCAAGGACGAAATGTAAAGGACGCTGGAGGCG includes the following:
- the LOC107800526 gene encoding subtilisin-like protease, producing MGFLKILLFCIVCSFPWPSFQTDLETYVIQVEPPETQISTQSSSLDLESYYHSFLPKTTAINSRNNEEPRMIYSYHNVMKGFAARLTAAEVKEMEKKQGFFSARPQRILSLQTTHTPSFLGLQQNMGLWKDSNYGKGVIIGVLDTGIFPDHPSFSDVGMPSPPAKWKGFCESNFTTKCNNKIIGLRSFRFAEGSPIDDDGHGTHTASTAAGAFVKGANFFGNANGTAVGVAPLAHIAIYKVCSFATCSETDTLAAMDAAIDDGVDIISTSLGGGNAPFHDDTFALGAYSATERGILVSCSAGNRNFDSSVANSAPWILTVGASTHDRKLKATVKLGNKEEFEGETADQQKTSNSTFVALYDAGKNASDQDAPFCRSWAMTDPAIKGKIVLCRKDCCSHTSSQGRNVKDAGGVGMILINNPEDGVTKSATAHVLPALDVSHEEGEKIKAYINSTSNPIAAITFQGTVIGDKNAPIVASFSTRGPSRANPGILKPDIIGPGVNILAAWPTTVNIPNKNTNSAFNILSGTSMSCAHLSGIAALLKSAHPNWSSSAIKSAIMTTADTLNLAKNPILDETLNPANIFATGAGHVNPSRANDPGLVYDTPFEDYLPYLCGLNYTNREVGLLLQRKVNCSEVKSIPEAQLNYPSFSIRLRSTPQIYTRTVTNVGDATSTYKVEIVSPKGVAVKVKPSKLNFSMLNQRLTYQVTFSKTTNSSGNEVVQGFLKWTSNTHSVRSPIAVVLV